The Acidianus manzaensis genome has a window encoding:
- a CDS encoding AAA family ATPase yields the protein MIIGLDEVQELSSVSKQFLDILGNVYASNPKIHFIFSGSYVGLVKLMLDPSSSSPIHGRPPVELKLKPFDKNSSTIFLKRGMEELNVTFDKYEEVIEKLDGVVGWLTLFGNFYGVRKMNFDSALRNSIKEGKKIMTSEFEHFLSYKRNKELYIHLMEITKIVKR from the coding sequence ATGATTATTGGATTAGACGAAGTACAAGAATTATCTTCAGTTTCCAAACAGTTTCTGGACATTTTAGGTAATGTATACGCTTCTAATCCTAAAATTCATTTTATATTTTCAGGATCCTATGTAGGTTTAGTAAAATTAATGTTAGATCCTTCTTCTTCCTCTCCCATCCATGGAAGACCACCAGTAGAATTAAAACTTAAACCTTTTGATAAGAATAGTTCTACAATTTTTCTAAAAAGAGGGATGGAAGAACTGAATGTGACTTTCGACAAATACGAAGAAGTTATTGAAAAATTAGACGGTGTAGTTGGTTGGCTAACATTATTTGGCAATTTTTATGGTGTAAGGAAAATGAATTTTGATTCTGCATTAAGGAACAGTATTAAAGAAGGTAAAAAGATAATGACTTCAGAATTCGAACATTTTCTTTCATATAAAAGGAACAAGGAACTATATATACACTTGATGGAGATTACTAAAATTGTAAAAAGATAG
- a CDS encoding acetoacetate decarboxylase family protein: MQKDFTLPSTKNGKSQIVFEPPWHYGATYISSHVKFDESANELLPDFLTTDGEGFIYIAEFISMSDSTWDYMYQDPDLVQYMEGAIGLKVIFEGKDYFYFPFMWVDKDWALVRGWLDGFPKKIAKISMSRLHPLLPKYNKPEKGLKLGGYVVRGGGVMFRLQVNLEEKTDSLPTKNFGSYLNIRRFPSRGNGEEDLYELTSRVRDVSNYGEIWKGTASVELGGYVNDEVDLLKIKEVYAGYYYTSYFRVTETKLLKKLVSKMNSF; encoded by the coding sequence ATGCAGAAAGATTTTACTTTACCGTCTACGAAAAATGGTAAATCACAAATTGTTTTTGAACCCCCTTGGCATTATGGTGCAACGTATATCTCATCCCATGTAAAATTTGACGAATCTGCAAATGAATTATTGCCAGATTTCTTAACTACTGACGGTGAAGGATTTATATACATAGCGGAATTCATTTCCATGTCTGACAGTACATGGGATTATATGTATCAAGATCCTGATCTAGTCCAGTACATGGAAGGAGCAATAGGATTGAAAGTTATTTTTGAAGGAAAGGATTATTTTTATTTCCCATTTATGTGGGTTGATAAGGATTGGGCTTTGGTTAGGGGATGGTTAGATGGTTTTCCTAAGAAAATAGCTAAAATCTCAATGAGCAGATTACATCCACTATTACCGAAGTACAATAAGCCTGAAAAAGGATTAAAATTAGGCGGTTATGTAGTTAGGGGTGGAGGAGTAATGTTTAGACTGCAAGTAAATCTTGAAGAGAAAACAGATTCTTTACCAACTAAAAATTTCGGTTCATATTTAAATATTCGTAGATTTCCAAGTAGAGGAAATGGAGAAGAGGATCTATATGAATTAACCAGTAGAGTTAGAGATGTAAGTAACTATGGTGAAATATGGAAAGGAACTGCTAGTGTAGAATTAGGCGGTTACGTTAATGATGAAGTAGATTTGCTAAAAATAAAAGAAGTGTATGCTGGATACTACTATACTTCATATTTCCGCGTCACTGAGACAAAATTACTAAAAAAACTAGTTAGTAAAATGAATTCTTTTTAA
- a CDS encoding NAD(P)-dependent alcohol dehydrogenase, protein MKAMRVVEINKPLKLQDVDSPKPKGTQVLVKVEAAGVCHTDVHMRQGRFGNLRIEDLGVRLPVTLGHEIAGRIEEVGDEVIGYSKGDLVAVNPWEGEGNCYYCRIGEEHLCDTPRWLGINYDGAYAEYVLVPHYKYLYKLRRLSAVEASPLTCSGITTYRAVKKAILDPTKTLVVIGAGGGLGTMAIQIAKAISGATVIGIDVRDEATEAAKKAGADYVINASSSNPVNEIRKITEGRGADAIIDLNNSDKTLSIYPMALAKQGKYIMVGLFGADLHYHAPLITLGEIQFVGSLVGNQSDFLGIMKLADAGKVKPMVTKTMKLEEANEAIDNLENFRAVGRQVLIP, encoded by the coding sequence ATGAAGGCAATGAGAGTGGTAGAAATTAATAAGCCACTTAAGTTACAAGATGTAGATTCTCCTAAGCCAAAAGGTACGCAAGTTTTAGTTAAAGTTGAAGCAGCAGGAGTTTGTCATACTGACGTTCATATGAGGCAAGGTAGGTTCGGAAATCTAAGGATTGAGGATTTAGGAGTCAGATTGCCTGTAACTCTAGGTCATGAAATAGCAGGAAGGATAGAAGAGGTTGGAGATGAGGTTATTGGCTATTCAAAAGGTGATTTAGTGGCAGTTAATCCATGGGAAGGAGAAGGAAATTGCTATTATTGTAGAATTGGAGAAGAGCATTTATGCGATACGCCAAGGTGGTTAGGAATAAACTATGATGGGGCTTATGCTGAGTATGTACTAGTGCCTCACTATAAATATCTTTATAAATTAAGAAGGCTTAGTGCTGTAGAAGCTTCTCCGTTAACATGTTCTGGAATAACAACTTACAGGGCTGTTAAAAAAGCAATTTTAGATCCTACCAAAACATTAGTAGTGATAGGTGCTGGAGGGGGCTTAGGTACTATGGCTATACAAATAGCTAAAGCTATTTCCGGCGCTACAGTAATTGGTATTGACGTAAGAGACGAAGCCACAGAGGCCGCTAAAAAAGCTGGAGCAGATTACGTAATAAATGCTTCTTCATCAAATCCAGTGAATGAGATTAGAAAGATAACGGAAGGAAGAGGAGCAGATGCAATTATTGATTTGAATAATTCTGATAAAACACTTTCTATATACCCTATGGCATTAGCTAAACAAGGAAAGTATATAATGGTTGGATTATTTGGTGCAGATTTGCATTATCATGCTCCACTCATAACTCTAGGAGAGATTCAGTTTGTTGGAAGTCTAGTAGGAAATCAGTCTGATTTTTTGGGAATAATGAAGCTTGCTGATGCAGGAAAAGTAAAACCTATGGTAACTAAAACTATGAAGTTAGAAGAAGCAAATGAAGCAATAGATAATTTAGAGAACTTTAGGGCTGTAGGAAGACAAGTATTAATACCATAA
- a CDS encoding alpha-ketoacid dehydrogenase subunit beta: MRIRGIAQAIAEGIKEEMEINDRIVVLGEDVTYWGAVFGFTIGLFEKFGRKRVIDTPITEQTFMGLSVGAASSGLHPVVSLMFVDFLGAGFDQMYNHMAKNYYMSGGQYPMPVTIVTAIGGGYGDSSQHSQVLYSLFAHVPGFKVVIPSTPYDAKGLTIKALRDQNPVIIFGHKLLTGLPFLPFEGNEEEVPDEPYEVEFGKAAIRREGSDLTIISTGLMVHRSLKAAEILQKEGISTEVIDLRTLVPLDEETIIKSVSKTGRALIVDEDYMSYGVSGELAFRIQNKALKNLKVPISRLAVPDVPIPFSKPLESAVIPSVESIYSEAKKLIQ, encoded by the coding sequence ATGAGGATAAGAGGAATTGCTCAGGCTATTGCAGAAGGGATAAAAGAAGAAATGGAAATAAACGATAGAATTGTAGTATTAGGTGAAGACGTAACATATTGGGGAGCAGTATTTGGTTTTACTATAGGATTATTTGAAAAATTTGGAAGAAAAAGAGTTATAGATACACCAATAACAGAACAAACATTTATGGGATTAAGTGTTGGTGCAGCATCTTCTGGTTTACATCCTGTGGTATCATTAATGTTTGTAGACTTTTTAGGAGCCGGATTCGATCAAATGTATAATCATATGGCAAAGAATTACTATATGAGTGGAGGTCAATATCCTATGCCTGTTACAATAGTAACAGCAATAGGAGGAGGATACGGAGATTCATCTCAACATTCTCAAGTACTTTATAGCCTTTTTGCACACGTACCGGGTTTTAAAGTTGTTATTCCTTCAACTCCATATGATGCTAAAGGACTAACTATAAAAGCATTAAGAGACCAAAATCCAGTCATAATATTTGGACATAAACTGTTAACTGGATTGCCATTTTTACCATTTGAGGGTAATGAGGAAGAGGTTCCAGATGAGCCGTACGAAGTTGAATTCGGCAAAGCTGCTATAAGGAGAGAAGGTAGTGATCTAACAATAATTTCTACCGGTTTAATGGTCCATAGAAGTTTAAAAGCAGCCGAAATTCTCCAAAAAGAAGGTATTTCTACAGAGGTTATAGATTTAAGAACGTTAGTTCCACTAGATGAAGAAACAATAATTAAATCAGTAAGTAAAACAGGAAGAGCGCTGATAGTTGATGAAGATTATATGAGTTATGGAGTGTCGGGTGAACTAGCATTTAGGATCCAAAATAAAGCATTAAAAAATCTTAAAGTTCCCATCTCAAGGTTAGCGGTTCCTGATGTTCCAATACCTTTCTCTAAACCATTAGAAAGCGCTGTTATACCCAGTGTAGAGAGTATATATAGCGAAGCAAAAAAATTAATACAATAA
- a CDS encoding thiamine pyrophosphate-dependent dehydrogenase E1 component subunit alpha: MIIKPEPSLKDLYFLIDEAGLKQSDLLNMYKNMITIRYFEESIKKIYNEDKNPFNMASGIIRGEMHLSIGQEAVAVGALYDTREEDVVISTHRPHGHAIAKGVDLNKLASEILGKSTGLCRGKGGHMHLFDKTKNFACSGIVGASFPQAAGAAFSFKYLGKDNVALAFAGEGAANHGTFAETLNIASTWELPLIIVIEDNKYADSTPKSLVMPTVFHYQRGLAYNIPSYLVDGMDVIDVYSISKKAIERARKGFGPTLIEALTYRYVGHFEGDGEEYRSKEEVEFWSSLDPIRRLENRLLRLNYADNEILTKLREEAKKQVQNAIDFAINSPYPQQEEALMGVFA, encoded by the coding sequence ATGATTATAAAACCTGAACCGTCATTAAAAGATCTCTACTTCCTAATAGATGAGGCAGGACTTAAGCAAAGCGATTTGTTAAACATGTACAAGAATATGATAACTATTAGATATTTTGAGGAATCTATAAAGAAAATTTATAACGAGGATAAAAATCCATTTAATATGGCTTCAGGTATAATAAGGGGAGAAATGCACTTATCAATAGGTCAGGAAGCAGTTGCTGTAGGCGCTCTATATGACACAAGAGAAGAAGATGTAGTAATAAGTACGCATAGACCTCATGGTCACGCTATAGCTAAAGGTGTAGATCTTAATAAACTAGCATCAGAAATCCTAGGAAAGTCTACTGGGCTTTGTAGAGGTAAAGGTGGGCATATGCATTTATTTGATAAAACTAAAAATTTTGCATGTAGCGGTATTGTTGGTGCATCGTTTCCTCAAGCAGCTGGAGCAGCATTCTCATTTAAATATTTAGGAAAAGATAATGTAGCGTTAGCTTTTGCAGGAGAAGGAGCAGCTAATCATGGAACTTTTGCCGAGACACTCAATATAGCAAGTACCTGGGAGTTACCGTTAATCATAGTAATAGAGGATAATAAGTATGCAGATTCTACGCCCAAATCTTTAGTCATGCCTACAGTTTTTCATTATCAGAGAGGGTTAGCTTATAATATTCCTTCATATTTGGTAGATGGAATGGATGTTATAGATGTCTATTCTATATCTAAAAAAGCTATTGAAAGGGCTAGAAAAGGATTTGGTCCAACGTTAATAGAAGCCTTAACGTATAGATATGTAGGACATTTTGAAGGAGATGGAGAAGAATACAGAAGCAAAGAAGAAGTTGAATTCTGGAGCTCTTTAGATCCTATAAGAAGATTAGAGAATCGGTTATTACGCTTAAATTACGCAGATAATGAAATCTTAACTAAGCTAAGAGAAGAAGCTAAAAAACAAGTTCAAAATGCAATTGATTTTGCAATAAATAGTCCATATCCACAACAAGAAGAAGCATTAATGGGTGTATTTGCATGA
- a CDS encoding phenylacetate--CoA ligase family protein has translation MIYDETDPYALSKDEIQSIQQFRFRRMIKRICENSPYYHKIFKEKGLTADDIKTPDDLVKLPFTTKENIRNNGYPYGGDFLTVPLSEIVGWHMTSGTTGTPTVTAYTKSDIELWAKLVARCLNTAGVRKDDVIANVYGYGLFTGGIGLHIGGQELGAKVIPWSSGRADALVKTLKDFKVTVLTGTPSFELYIAQKIREQGVDPEKDLNLRLAIPGAEAMTPEMIERIERELSLPSHGGGAREIYGLTEAIGPGVAQECPLDRHKEMHIWTDHFYVEIIDPETGERVGEGEEGELVLTHLDREGMPLIRYRTRDITKLIESDDEVPFPKISIIKGRIDDVIFYKGVKIYPTAINAVMLKHPEVKEYKVIITRDPAKFEILVEAEKSSEELARKISEEIEGVTFAKPKIEFVQPNTLPRWEGKSKRVEIK, from the coding sequence ATGATTTATGACGAAACAGATCCTTATGCATTATCAAAAGACGAAATACAAAGTATACAACAATTTAGGTTCAGAAGGATGATAAAAAGGATTTGTGAGAACAGTCCTTATTATCATAAAATATTCAAAGAAAAAGGATTAACAGCTGACGATATAAAAACTCCAGATGACTTAGTAAAATTACCATTCACAACAAAAGAAAACATAAGAAATAACGGATATCCTTATGGTGGAGATTTTCTTACAGTACCTTTAAGCGAAATAGTAGGCTGGCATATGACTAGTGGAACAACTGGAACTCCTACAGTAACAGCTTACACAAAATCAGATATCGAATTATGGGCAAAATTAGTAGCTAGATGCTTAAATACGGCTGGTGTAAGAAAAGACGACGTTATAGCCAACGTTTATGGATATGGATTATTTACCGGAGGAATAGGATTACATATAGGAGGACAAGAGTTAGGAGCAAAAGTTATTCCTTGGAGCTCAGGGAGGGCAGATGCATTAGTTAAAACATTAAAGGATTTCAAAGTTACTGTATTAACTGGAACTCCATCGTTTGAGCTGTATATAGCACAAAAGATAAGAGAACAAGGGGTAGATCCAGAAAAAGATCTAAATTTAAGGCTAGCAATACCTGGAGCAGAAGCTATGACGCCAGAAATGATAGAAAGAATAGAAAGAGAATTATCTTTGCCTTCTCATGGTGGAGGAGCCAGAGAAATTTACGGATTAACAGAAGCAATAGGTCCTGGAGTAGCACAAGAATGTCCATTAGACAGACATAAAGAAATGCATATATGGACAGATCATTTCTACGTAGAAATAATCGATCCAGAAACTGGGGAAAGAGTAGGAGAAGGAGAGGAAGGAGAACTAGTTCTTACTCATTTAGATAGAGAAGGAATGCCATTAATAAGGTACAGAACCAGAGATATAACTAAACTAATTGAATCAGATGACGAAGTCCCATTCCCTAAGATCTCTATAATTAAAGGAAGAATAGATGACGTAATATTCTATAAAGGAGTTAAAATATATCCTACTGCAATAAATGCAGTAATGCTAAAACATCCTGAAGTTAAGGAATATAAAGTAATCATAACCAGAGATCCTGCTAAGTTTGAAATTCTTGTTGAAGCAGAAAAATCATCAGAAGAATTAGCAAGAAAGATATCAGAAGAAATAGAAGGAGTAACGTTTGCAAAACCTAAAATAGAATTTGTACAACCTAATACATTACCTAGATGGGAAGGAAAATCAAAAAGAGTAGAAATAAAATAG
- a CDS encoding Zn-ribbon domain-containing OB-fold protein, producing MEGIPLFMKYELPDVYKEFWDGLKKGEILGTKCKKCGKIYFPPQKDCTNCMTTDLEWVKLSKEGTIMTYSIVKQKPQGFENFQDYIIAIVRNSDDVDLMCWLLDKNPRVNEKVKLTSDGKRILCEGEQK from the coding sequence ATGGAAGGAATTCCACTATTTATGAAATATGAATTGCCCGATGTATATAAGGAATTTTGGGATGGTTTGAAAAAAGGAGAAATATTGGGAACGAAATGCAAAAAATGTGGCAAAATCTATTTCCCACCACAAAAAGATTGCACAAATTGCATGACAACAGATCTTGAATGGGTAAAATTGAGTAAAGAAGGAACAATAATGACGTACAGTATAGTAAAACAAAAACCTCAAGGATTCGAAAATTTTCAAGATTACATTATAGCTATAGTAAGAAATTCCGATGATGTAGATTTGATGTGCTGGTTACTCGATAAAAATCCTAGAGTGAACGAGAAAGTGAAACTAACGTCTGATGGTAAAAGAATTCTGTGTGAGGGAGAACAGAAATGA
- a CDS encoding thiolase domain-containing protein: MNRKVAIVGVGSSKFGKRNDVTIRELTWEAVKEALEDANITQKDIQLTIFGSTAYRGTEIYPAPPASEYSGLTGKTPLRVEAACATGSAAAFSAINAIASGMTDIVLAIGADKMTEVDTSTSLAIGGRGGNYLWEYHMYGTTFPTYYALYATRHMAVYGTKEEDMALVAVKAHKYASYNEKAHFRNRITVEDVLKSRVISWPIKLLDSSPISDGASAAVFMSEEKVKEWKIEDPIWVKGIGYSSDTSYIAARKEWTGLNAAREAGAMAYKMSKTSPQDIEYATVHDCFTIAEIMAYEDLGFVEKGKGAELLREGQTEKDGRIAVNLFGGLKAKGHPLGASGLAMIYEVTKQLREEAGPVQHSFKKYIALTHNVGGTGHYAFVTILER; the protein is encoded by the coding sequence ATGAATAGAAAAGTAGCTATAGTAGGAGTAGGCTCATCAAAATTTGGTAAAAGAAACGATGTAACAATTAGAGAATTAACTTGGGAAGCAGTAAAAGAAGCATTAGAAGATGCAAATATAACACAAAAAGACATACAATTGACAATCTTTGGAAGCACAGCATACCGAGGAACAGAAATATATCCTGCTCCTCCAGCATCAGAATACTCAGGCTTAACAGGAAAGACACCATTGAGAGTAGAAGCAGCCTGCGCAACAGGAAGTGCCGCAGCATTTTCAGCAATAAACGCTATAGCTTCTGGAATGACTGACATAGTCCTTGCTATAGGAGCAGACAAAATGACAGAAGTAGACACGTCAACATCTTTAGCTATAGGAGGAAGAGGAGGAAATTATCTATGGGAATATCACATGTATGGAACAACATTTCCAACGTACTATGCATTATACGCTACAAGACATATGGCAGTTTATGGAACCAAAGAAGAAGATATGGCATTAGTTGCAGTGAAAGCCCATAAATACGCTTCATATAATGAAAAAGCCCATTTCAGAAATAGAATAACAGTAGAAGACGTATTAAAGTCAAGAGTAATCTCATGGCCAATAAAACTTTTAGATTCATCGCCAATATCTGACGGAGCTTCAGCGGCAGTATTTATGTCAGAAGAAAAAGTAAAAGAATGGAAAATAGAAGATCCAATTTGGGTAAAAGGAATAGGATATAGCAGTGATACGTCATATATTGCTGCCAGAAAAGAATGGACAGGATTAAACGCTGCAAGAGAAGCTGGAGCAATGGCTTATAAAATGTCAAAAACATCACCTCAAGATATAGAATATGCAACAGTACACGATTGCTTTACAATAGCAGAAATAATGGCTTATGAAGACTTAGGTTTCGTAGAAAAAGGAAAAGGAGCCGAATTACTTAGAGAAGGCCAAACTGAAAAAGATGGTAGAATCGCCGTTAACCTATTTGGGGGACTAAAAGCAAAAGGGCATCCATTAGGAGCATCAGGTTTAGCAATGATTTATGAAGTAACTAAACAACTAAGAGAAGAAGCAGGTCCCGTTCAGCATTCATTTAAAAAATACATAGCATTAACCCATAACGTGGGAGGAACTGGACATTACGCATTTGTGACAATTTTAGAGAGGTGA
- a CDS encoding enoyl-CoA hydratase-related protein → MTNEIVVEEKGDKITLIKLNRPEKLNAMNLELRNSLLKSIREFNRDERKRVAIITGNEKAFSAGADISSIKDFNVDLAEDLRNSFHQIIKEIRFSPKIFISAVNGVVAGAGISLALACDFRFASKNSRFVMAFHNIGLAPDSGIVLFMLRLAGVKAEKYVYGGEFSSEEARNFGFEIVENPVSSALEKAEEISNGPYKSYSASKRLINRVMYADLEEFLDYEAIMQGVLGKSNDFKEGIQAFQEKRKPVFKGE, encoded by the coding sequence ATGACCAACGAAATAGTTGTAGAAGAAAAAGGAGATAAAATAACTCTAATTAAATTAAATAGACCGGAAAAATTGAATGCTATGAATTTAGAGTTAAGAAATTCATTATTAAAAAGTATTAGGGAGTTCAATAGGGATGAAAGGAAGAGAGTTGCAATTATTACAGGGAATGAAAAAGCGTTTAGTGCTGGCGCTGATATTTCTTCAATTAAGGATTTTAATGTGGATTTGGCTGAGGATTTAAGAAATTCTTTTCATCAGATTATAAAAGAAATTAGATTTTCTCCTAAGATATTTATTTCTGCAGTTAATGGAGTAGTTGCTGGAGCAGGTATTAGTTTAGCTTTAGCTTGTGACTTTAGGTTTGCTTCTAAGAATTCTCGTTTTGTTATGGCTTTTCACAATATTGGGTTAGCTCCAGATTCTGGCATAGTCTTGTTTATGCTTAGATTAGCTGGCGTTAAGGCTGAGAAATATGTTTATGGTGGTGAATTTTCTAGTGAGGAAGCCAGAAATTTTGGTTTTGAGATCGTAGAAAATCCAGTCTCTAGTGCTCTAGAGAAGGCTGAAGAAATATCTAATGGACCTTATAAGAGTTATTCTGCAAGTAAAAGATTGATAAATAGAGTTATGTACGCGGATTTGGAGGAGTTTTTAGATTATGAAGCAATAATGCAAGGAGTATTAGGAAAAAGCAATGATTTTAAAGAAGGAATTCAGGCATTTCAGGAAAAGAGGAAACCAGTATTCAAAGGTGAATAA
- a CDS encoding enoyl-CoA hydratase/isomerase family protein produces the protein MNTVIYDLVDNIAIVRLNRPEKMNALNMEMVRDFVNVFNELENKKVRAVIITGNGRAFCAGADVNEMNTMSIEEIARVGHAPMWERLKSFRKPVIAALNGLTVGGGLELAMACDIIIASESAMLGQPEINLGIMPGAGGTQRLTRTVGKYKGMEMVLTGQLISAWEAYKRGLVTKVVPEEAVVDEALRIAKDIASKSGFAVEEAKEAVNKAFDTTLQQGLDFERRNFYLTVVSEDGREGMKAFTEKRKPNWKS, from the coding sequence ATGAACACTGTAATTTATGATTTAGTTGATAATATTGCTATTGTAAGATTAAATAGACCTGAAAAGATGAATGCATTAAATATGGAAATGGTTAGAGATTTTGTTAACGTATTCAATGAGTTAGAAAATAAAAAAGTAAGGGCTGTAATAATTACTGGAAATGGAAGAGCTTTTTGTGCAGGAGCAGACGTTAATGAAATGAATACAATGAGTATAGAGGAAATAGCTAGAGTTGGTCACGCTCCTATGTGGGAGAGATTAAAGAGTTTTAGGAAGCCTGTGATAGCTGCATTAAATGGTTTAACTGTAGGAGGGGGTTTAGAATTAGCTATGGCTTGCGATATAATTATTGCTTCTGAGTCTGCAATGCTAGGACAACCTGAGATTAATCTCGGAATTATGCCTGGAGCCGGTGGGACTCAAAGGCTAACTAGGACTGTTGGAAAGTATAAAGGGATGGAAATGGTTTTAACTGGGCAGTTAATTTCAGCGTGGGAAGCTTATAAGAGAGGGCTAGTTACTAAGGTAGTGCCAGAAGAAGCAGTAGTAGATGAGGCTTTAAGGATAGCTAAAGATATTGCATCTAAATCTGGTTTTGCAGTGGAGGAAGCTAAAGAAGCAGTGAATAAGGCTTTTGATACTACGCTTCAACAAGGTTTGGATTTTGAGAGGAGGAACTTTTACTTAACTGTTGTTAGTGAGGACGGAAGAGAAGGAATGAAGGCGTTTACGGAAAAAAGGAAACCTAATTGGAAGTCTTAA
- a CDS encoding AbrB/MazE/SpoVT family DNA-binding domain-containing protein, with the protein MNSKRRLQKIKGGSYIISLPTDWIKKNNLDVKNELEVYETADGLKIKKEKPLNDEKEILLNKDLDEVIYLISVYYMQGVSKIIVKSEDVMNAEVKRVLRELQLSHPGLEIDDETFDKISFKVNSQISTDLVNLVTSFRNKILKILTDLENVNGFKKEMLDDLLARCDNLMSDYRAIIRNISLGIQLDDRYNFMIPAKDVVLYAILMRDMGRFVTHLKTFLKVTDDIDKNSISLIAEMFKKASDMFFTEDLSEIQIIRRNMKNIENNCTKNSESCKEIIRMASYVIALMDDAVHKSVRIVY; encoded by the coding sequence GTGAATAGTAAAAGAAGATTGCAAAAGATTAAAGGAGGAAGTTATATAATTAGTTTGCCTACTGATTGGATAAAGAAAAATAATTTAGACGTTAAGAATGAGTTAGAAGTTTACGAGACTGCTGATGGATTAAAAATAAAGAAAGAAAAACCATTGAACGATGAAAAAGAAATTTTATTGAATAAAGATCTGGATGAAGTAATTTATTTAATTTCTGTCTATTATATGCAAGGAGTAAGTAAGATTATTGTAAAGTCTGAAGATGTAATGAATGCCGAAGTTAAGAGAGTTTTAAGAGAGTTACAGTTATCTCATCCTGGATTGGAGATAGATGATGAGACTTTTGATAAAATTTCTTTTAAGGTGAATTCTCAAATTTCTACTGATTTAGTTAACTTAGTTACTTCTTTTAGAAATAAGATCTTAAAGATTCTTACTGACCTGGAGAATGTTAACGGATTTAAAAAGGAAATGTTGGATGATCTGCTAGCTAGGTGTGATAACTTAATGAGCGATTATAGGGCTATTATAAGGAATATTTCGTTGGGTATCCAATTAGATGATAGATACAATTTCATGATTCCAGCTAAGGATGTAGTCCTATACGCTATATTGATGAGAGATATGGGAAGATTCGTAACACATTTAAAGACGTTTTTGAAGGTAACTGATGATATAGATAAAAATTCTATTTCGCTAATAGCTGAAATGTTTAAGAAGGCTAGTGATATGTTCTTTACAGAGGATTTATCGGAGATTCAGATAATAAGAAGAAATATGAAAAATATAGAAAATAATTGTACTAAAAATTCTGAATCTTGCAAGGAAATTATTAGGATGGCCTCTTATGTTATAGCTTTAATGGATGATGCAGTCCATAAATCAGTAAGAATAGTCTATTAA